Proteins from one Staphylococcus sp. IVB6214 genomic window:
- a CDS encoding RDD family protein produces the protein MNEEQVYVNTNPTQRRFEESKSTQTSVPMSPYERDAFLYAGFGRRFFSYIIDIIILWAVKQMILEPIFALTNMDEWQLWISYFNVANMLEALIYFLYFLLMTRFFQQTLGKMILGIKVYTNQIEALSWSDVLMREWIGRIISNVMLGLPYLAVIFTPKHIGVHDYFADTVVVKQKYLRQIKHHKNEMDAKSTQTRYNENEI, from the coding sequence ATGAATGAAGAACAAGTATACGTAAACACCAATCCGACACAAAGACGTTTTGAAGAAAGTAAATCAACTCAGACGAGTGTACCTATGAGTCCATATGAACGAGATGCCTTTTTGTATGCAGGCTTTGGACGAAGATTTTTCAGCTATATTATTGATATCATCATACTTTGGGCTGTCAAACAAATGATTTTAGAACCTATTTTTGCATTAACAAATATGGATGAATGGCAATTGTGGATATCATACTTCAACGTTGCAAATATGTTAGAAGCGCTTATATATTTCTTATACTTTTTATTAATGACACGCTTCTTCCAGCAAACTTTAGGCAAAATGATTTTAGGTATTAAAGTGTATACAAATCAAATTGAAGCCTTATCTTGGTCAGATGTATTAATGAGAGAATGGATTGGTCGAATTATTTCCAATGTGATGTTAGGATTACCATATTTGGCAGTGATTTTCACACCGAAACATATCGGTGTTCATGATTATTTTGCCGATACAGTGGTAGTTAAGCAAAAATACTTAAGACAGATTAAACATCATAAAAATGAAATGGATGCGAAATCAACACAAACTCGTTATAATGAGAATGAAATATAA
- the sppA gene encoding signal peptide peptidase SppA yields the protein MSKRIVAIIIAAVIVLSGILTSAVTTLASSVFNSNLSMIDEAKSTVVEEGNGNKQIAKLSVKGEIVDMQSGGLFASGGYDHQMALKQLDAIKEDDTIKGVFLTVDSPGGSTYASDEFYQKLKEVKDSGKKVYVQMETMAASGGYYISAPADKIYAGPQSLTGSIGVISQAMDYSELLNNLGVKTNTIKSGEHKDIMSPSKEMTQEERDILQSINKDSYDQFIDVIVKGRHMSESKVRELADGRIYSAQQAKRNGLIDEIGYKEASLKDLKKAIKAEDAQVISYDQADMGFGSLFGAKSFFKGIRADIEQVKSILNNETQTRPMYKYEG from the coding sequence ATGTCTAAACGAATTGTAGCAATTATTATTGCGGCTGTGATTGTACTGAGTGGTATTTTGACCAGCGCAGTAACAACATTAGCTTCATCGGTTTTTAATTCCAATCTTTCAATGATTGATGAAGCAAAGAGTACAGTTGTTGAAGAAGGCAATGGCAACAAGCAAATTGCAAAACTGTCTGTCAAAGGTGAAATTGTGGATATGCAGAGTGGCGGATTATTTGCCAGTGGAGGCTATGATCATCAAATGGCTTTGAAACAGTTGGATGCGATTAAAGAAGATGACACGATTAAAGGGGTATTTTTAACTGTCGATAGTCCAGGTGGTAGTACATATGCGAGTGATGAATTTTATCAAAAATTAAAAGAAGTGAAGGATTCAGGTAAAAAGGTTTACGTGCAAATGGAAACGATGGCCGCTTCAGGTGGTTACTACATCTCAGCGCCTGCAGATAAGATATATGCAGGACCACAATCACTCACAGGATCAATTGGTGTGATTTCTCAAGCAATGGATTACTCGGAATTACTGAATAATCTTGGCGTAAAAACAAACACAATCAAATCAGGCGAACATAAGGATATTATGAGTCCTTCAAAAGAAATGACACAAGAAGAACGCGATATTTTACAATCTATTAATAAAGATAGCTATGATCAATTCATAGATGTCATTGTCAAAGGTCGTCACATGTCAGAATCTAAAGTACGTGAATTAGCAGATGGTCGAATATATAGTGCACAACAAGCAAAGCGTAATGGACTTATTGATGAAATTGGATATAAAGAAGCATCTTTGAAGGATCTGAAAAAAGCGATAAAAGCAGAAGATGCACAAGTGATTAGCTATGATCAAGCTGATATGGGGTTCGGCTCATTATTCGGTGCGAAGAGCTTTTTCAAAGGTATTCGTGCAGATATTGAACAAGTGAAATCAATATTAAACAATGAAACACAAACGAGACCTATGTATAAATATGAAGGGTAG
- a CDS encoding TSUP family transporter, which translates to MLMEWDWTLIAIILVFGFLAAFIDAVVGGGGLISIPALLAIGLPPATALGTNKLASAFGSFTSAIRYLRSGKVDLGIVAKLFPVSFIASICGAILAVYLPAALLKPLVIVILTIVLIYTLLKKDWGSIRTYQKLSLRKLIVFVLALAIIGFYDGFLGGGTGSFLMFVFLMIGFDFLSAAGNAKVLNFASNIGALLLFIFLGYVNYLYGLSMAASMVIGSYFGAWFALKYGVGYVKVLFVVVTAILILKNLLDYATTHF; encoded by the coding sequence ATGTTGATGGAATGGGATTGGACATTGATTGCTATTATTTTAGTTTTTGGTTTTTTGGCAGCGTTTATTGATGCGGTAGTCGGTGGGGGTGGATTAATCTCCATCCCTGCATTACTTGCTATCGGATTACCACCTGCAACTGCGCTCGGAACGAACAAACTTGCCAGTGCATTCGGTTCATTTACGAGTGCCATTCGTTATTTACGTTCTGGCAAAGTTGATCTCGGAATCGTAGCAAAGCTATTTCCAGTATCGTTTATCGCTTCGATTTGTGGTGCGATACTTGCTGTTTATCTACCTGCTGCATTATTAAAACCATTGGTTATTGTGATACTAACAATTGTTTTAATCTATACATTGCTGAAAAAGGATTGGGGTAGCATACGTACATATCAAAAATTATCATTGAGAAAACTAATTGTTTTTGTACTTGCATTAGCAATTATTGGATTTTATGATGGTTTTCTCGGTGGGGGTACCGGATCATTTCTTATGTTTGTTTTTTTGATGATTGGATTTGATTTTTTAAGCGCCGCAGGAAATGCTAAAGTACTTAATTTTGCATCGAACATAGGTGCCTTACTACTTTTTATCTTTCTTGGATATGTCAATTATCTTTACGGACTTTCAATGGCGGCAAGTATGGTTATCGGGTCATACTTTGGTGCGTGGTTTGCATTAAAGTATGGTGTCGGTTACGTCAAAGTACTTTTTGTCGTTGTGACAGCTATACTGATATTGAAAAACTTATTAGACTATGCAACGACACATTTTTAA
- the thiI gene encoding tRNA uracil 4-sulfurtransferase ThiI has protein sequence MIYDHLLVRYGELTLKGGNRKVFVNQLRSNVKRSLMPLKGYEVKANRDRMYIELDPQADVEEMMSRISKVFGVHSISPVLKIEKNMDAVYAHAIKFAEKYNEGDSFKVEVKRSDKQFEYETFAIQRMVGGEVLKHVPGLHVDVRKPDHQIMVEVRLDAIYMYDRTIEAIGGLPVGTGGKTLLMLSGGIDSPVAGMEVMRRGVTIEAIHFHSPPFTSEKAKQKVIELTRIMAERVGTIKLHIVPFTEVQKQIHKVVHERYTMTSTRRMMLRIADKLAHQIEADAIVNGENLGQVASQTLKSMYAINAVTSTPILRPLLSLDKEEIVAKAKAIGTFETSIQPFEDCCTIFTPKHPVTEPQYDKVLKYESGFDFEEMLNRAVENIETLVIDKNYQVHEETETTWEADLF, from the coding sequence ATGATATATGATCATCTACTTGTAAGATATGGAGAATTAACATTAAAAGGCGGTAACCGAAAAGTTTTCGTCAATCAATTGCGTTCCAATGTGAAGCGATCATTGATGCCATTAAAGGGTTATGAAGTTAAAGCCAATAGGGATCGCATGTATATTGAGCTAGATCCACAGGCTGATGTAGAAGAAATGATGTCACGTATTTCGAAAGTTTTCGGTGTGCACTCGATTAGCCCAGTGCTAAAAATCGAGAAAAATATGGATGCTGTCTATGCACATGCAATAAAGTTTGCAGAAAAATATAATGAAGGCGATAGTTTTAAAGTCGAAGTAAAACGCAGTGATAAGCAATTTGAATATGAAACATTCGCCATCCAACGTATGGTCGGTGGTGAAGTCCTAAAACATGTACCTGGATTACACGTTGATGTTCGTAAGCCTGATCATCAGATTATGGTAGAAGTTCGTTTAGATGCGATTTACATGTATGATCGTACGATTGAAGCGATCGGTGGACTCCCAGTTGGAACAGGCGGCAAAACATTGCTGATGCTGTCAGGTGGTATTGATTCGCCAGTTGCTGGTATGGAAGTCATGCGTCGTGGTGTGACAATTGAAGCTATTCATTTCCACAGTCCGCCGTTTACAAGTGAAAAAGCCAAACAAAAAGTAATTGAACTAACACGAATTATGGCGGAACGTGTCGGTACGATTAAACTGCATATTGTTCCATTTACAGAAGTCCAAAAACAAATTCATAAAGTAGTCCATGAGCGCTATACAATGACGTCTACACGTCGTATGATGTTGCGCATTGCAGACAAATTGGCACATCAAATTGAAGCAGACGCTATTGTAAATGGGGAAAATCTAGGACAAGTAGCGAGTCAAACATTGAAAAGTATGTATGCGATTAATGCAGTTACGTCAACGCCGATATTGAGACCGTTACTTTCTTTAGATAAGGAAGAAATTGTCGCAAAAGCAAAAGCGATTGGTACGTTTGAAACATCTATCCAACCGTTTGAAGATTGTTGTACTATTTTCACGCCAAAGCATCCTGTGACTGAACCACAGTATGACAAAGTGTTGAAGTACGAATCAGGATTTGATTTTGAAGAAATGTTGAATCGTGCAGTCGAAAATATTGAGACATTGGTAATTGATAAAAATTACCAAGTACATGAAGAGACTGAAACAACTTGGGAAGCAGACTTATTCTAA
- a CDS encoding cysteine desulfurase family protein, with protein MLYFDNAATTKPDSSVLDSFMKVNQQYFYNPNSPHEKGVEAGRLLQQARNQIKSALHLNDETVIFTSGATESNNMALKGVAYQKKQFGRTIITSVLEHPSVLEVCRALETQGFILKYVNVTKEGRIDLDHLKTLMSSDVILVTCMHVNNIMGQVQPIEDIAKLLKHYPKAHFHVDAVQALGKLSLITQDVDSIALSGHKFNGLKGQGVLILNNMHNIETIIHGGGQEYGLRSGTVNVPIDVASAKAIRLAEARRPDMMSTLVQVNQSLRTFISQYKGVCINSPIDASPHILNIAFPGVRGEVLVNAFSKQGVMISTTSACSSKHAKVNEVLQAMGISTSRILGSIRLSFDVNTQHADIQQFKEAFDKVYKEVKELLE; from the coding sequence ATGCTCTATTTTGATAATGCGGCAACAACGAAGCCAGATTCATCTGTACTTGATAGTTTTATGAAGGTGAATCAACAATATTTTTATAACCCGAATAGTCCGCATGAAAAGGGTGTTGAAGCCGGTCGTCTGTTACAACAAGCACGCAATCAGATTAAGTCAGCGTTACATTTAAATGATGAAACAGTCATTTTTACAAGTGGCGCCACAGAGTCGAATAATATGGCATTGAAAGGTGTCGCCTACCAAAAGAAACAATTTGGTCGAACAATCATCACTTCCGTACTTGAACATCCATCGGTATTAGAAGTGTGTCGTGCGTTAGAGACACAAGGCTTTATATTGAAGTATGTGAATGTTACGAAAGAAGGACGCATTGATCTCGATCATCTGAAAACATTAATGTCGTCTGATGTGATATTAGTTACTTGTATGCATGTCAATAATATTATGGGACAAGTTCAACCGATCGAAGACATTGCTAAGTTGCTAAAACACTATCCGAAGGCACATTTTCATGTGGATGCGGTTCAAGCACTAGGCAAGTTATCGCTCATTACGCAAGATGTGGATAGTATTGCACTAAGCGGACATAAATTTAATGGTTTGAAAGGGCAAGGTGTACTGATTTTAAATAATATGCATAATATAGAGACTATCATTCATGGTGGCGGCCAAGAATATGGTTTGCGCAGCGGCACTGTTAATGTACCGATCGATGTTGCGAGTGCAAAAGCAATTCGTTTAGCAGAAGCACGTCGTCCGGATATGATGTCGACACTTGTTCAAGTCAATCAATCATTAAGAACATTTATTTCTCAATATAAAGGCGTATGTATTAATTCGCCAATCGATGCGTCACCGCACATTTTGAATATTGCTTTTCCAGGTGTTCGTGGTGAAGTGCTCGTCAATGCTTTCTCAAAACAAGGTGTGATGATTTCAACAACAAGTGCGTGTTCATCAAAGCACGCAAAAGTGAATGAAGTTCTTCAAGCGATGGGCATCTCTACATCACGCATATTAGGAAGTATTCGCTTGTCCTTTGACGTCAATACACAACATGCAGATATTCAACAATTTAAAGAGGCTTTTGACAAAGTATACAAAGAAGTGAAGGAGTTACTAGAATAA
- the ezrA gene encoding septation ring formation regulator EzrA produces MLLYIILAVIIIILIGIGILFYMRSQKRTIIQEAETRREKLNALSYDESLDKLKQLRMSGETKQRYDSLRSEWTQTTNDFLAPVDEKIHEAEVTLDKFKFSQAQVEIDDAHSLMDAYEAKHQDLTEQADEVIHLHQESDTIYEQTKENHRKMKRDVLANRHQFGEAATPLEQEIEALEPEIERYQELKDAGNYQEAHTHIKGLSDDITYLQQDMTEIPDLIREAQKELPGQFQDLKYGVRDLKVEGYDLDHAKVDSTLQSLKTELSFVEPMISKLELDAANQKLEEINKQLDVMYDLIEHEVKAKNAVEESKERITDELFHAKDMNYTLQTEIEYVRENYYINESDVQNVRQFENEIQNLISVYDEILTEMSKSAVRYSEVQDNLKYIEDHVVVINDKQEKLQNHLISLREDEAEAEEHILRIQSKKEEIYRRLLASNLTSVPERFIILKNEIDYEVRDVNKRFSERPINVQQLKDKVNKVVLQMNKFEDEANDVLINAVYAEKLIQYGNRYRKDNHDLDKSLNEAERLFKNNRYKRSSEISAQALERIEPGISQQIEKEVMLKQA; encoded by the coding sequence ATGTTATTGTATATCATACTAGCGGTTATTATTATTATTTTAATTGGCATTGGTATCTTGTTCTATATGCGATCTCAAAAGCGAACAATCATACAAGAAGCTGAGACGCGTAGAGAAAAACTGAATGCGTTGTCTTATGATGAAAGTTTGGATAAACTAAAACAACTTCGTATGTCTGGCGAAACGAAACAACGATATGACAGCTTGCGTTCAGAATGGACACAAACAACAAATGACTTTTTAGCACCTGTTGATGAGAAAATTCATGAAGCTGAAGTCACGCTCGATAAGTTTAAGTTTTCGCAAGCACAAGTTGAAATTGATGATGCGCATAGTTTGATGGATGCGTATGAAGCGAAACATCAAGATTTAACTGAACAAGCAGATGAAGTGATTCACCTTCATCAAGAAAGTGATACGATTTATGAACAGACGAAGGAAAATCATCGTAAAATGAAACGTGATGTATTAGCGAATCGTCATCAATTCGGTGAAGCAGCAACACCGCTTGAACAAGAGATTGAAGCGCTCGAACCTGAAATTGAACGTTATCAAGAGTTGAAGGATGCAGGTAACTATCAAGAAGCACATACACATATTAAGGGATTGAGCGATGACATTACATATCTTCAACAAGATATGACTGAAATCCCTGACTTAATTCGAGAAGCGCAAAAAGAGTTGCCAGGTCAGTTCCAAGACTTGAAGTACGGTGTACGTGACTTGAAGGTGGAAGGTTATGATTTAGATCATGCAAAAGTGGACAGCACTCTGCAAAGTTTAAAAACAGAGTTGAGTTTCGTTGAGCCGATGATTAGTAAGCTTGAACTTGATGCTGCGAATCAGAAGCTTGAAGAGATTAACAAGCAACTCGATGTGATGTATGACCTTATCGAACACGAAGTAAAAGCAAAAAATGCAGTCGAAGAATCAAAAGAACGCATTACAGATGAATTATTCCATGCAAAAGATATGAACTATACATTACAAACAGAAATTGAATATGTCCGTGAAAATTACTACATCAACGAAAGTGATGTACAAAACGTACGACAATTTGAGAATGAAATTCAAAATCTTATCTCTGTATATGATGAAATTCTAACAGAAATGTCAAAATCTGCTGTGAGATATAGTGAAGTTCAAGATAACTTGAAATATATTGAAGATCATGTTGTAGTTATAAATGACAAACAAGAAAAGCTACAAAATCATCTGATTTCACTCAGAGAAGACGAGGCGGAAGCGGAAGAACATATTTTACGTATTCAAAGCAAAAAAGAAGAGATTTACCGTCGCTTGTTAGCTTCAAACTTAACGAGTGTGCCAGAGCGTTTTATCATTTTGAAAAATGAAATTGATTATGAAGTAAGAGATGTTAATAAACGCTTTAGCGAACGTCCAATCAACGTACAACAATTGAAAGACAAAGTGAACAAAGTCGTACTTCAAATGAATAAGTTTGAAGATGAAGCCAATGATGTGTTAATCAATGCGGTATACGCTGAGAAGTTGATTCAATATGGCAATCGATACCGTAAAGATAACCATGACTTAGATAAGAGTTTGAATGAAGCAGAACGCTTGTTCAAAAACAATCGCTACAAACGTTCAAGTGAGATTTCGGCACAAGCGCTGGAACGAATTGAACCGGGGATTAGCCAACAAATTGAAAAAGAAGTAATGCTGAAACAAGCTTAA
- a CDS encoding GAF domain-containing protein, with amino-acid sequence MSVKQTDYTLLTRQLDALLDGETDLIANLSNTSALLNENLDQINWVGFYLMKNDALILGPFQGKPACVHIEVGRGVCGTAVEQNKIQRIADVNAFPGHIACDAASQSEIVVPIHKGDTIIGVLDIDAPITNRFSQEDEEGLAKVVEVLEQHLA; translated from the coding sequence ATGTCGGTGAAACAAACAGATTATACATTACTAACACGCCAACTTGATGCTTTATTAGATGGTGAAACAGATTTAATCGCAAACTTAAGTAATACCTCAGCACTATTGAATGAAAATCTTGATCAAATCAATTGGGTCGGTTTTTACTTAATGAAAAATGATGCGCTCATTCTCGGTCCTTTTCAAGGGAAGCCTGCATGTGTTCATATCGAAGTCGGTCGTGGCGTTTGCGGGACAGCTGTTGAACAAAATAAAATTCAACGTATTGCAGATGTGAATGCCTTCCCTGGACATATTGCATGTGATGCTGCAAGCCAATCAGAGATAGTCGTACCCATCCATAAAGGTGATACCATTATAGGTGTATTAGATATTGACGCTCCTATTACGAATCGCTTCTCTCAAGAAGACGAAGAAGGACTTGCAAAAGTTGTCGAAGTACTCGAACAACATCTTGCATAA
- the rpsD gene encoding 30S ribosomal protein S4, translating into MARFRGSSWKKSRRLGISLSGTGKELDKRPYAPGQHGPTQRKKLSEYGLQLREKQKLRYLYGMTERQFRNTFNIAGKQGGVHGENFMVLLASRLDAVVYSLGLARTRRQARQLVNHGHILVDGKRVDIPSYSLKPGQEIAVREKSQKLAIIAESVEISNFVPDYLEFDADNLKGTFVRLPERSELPAEINEQLIVEYYSR; encoded by the coding sequence ATGGCTCGATTCAGAGGTTCAAGCTGGAAAAAATCACGTCGTTTAGGTATTTCATTATCAGGTACTGGTAAAGAATTAGATAAACGCCCATATGCACCAGGACAACACGGTCCTACTCAACGTAAAAAATTATCAGAGTATGGTTTACAATTACGTGAAAAACAAAAATTACGTTACTTGTATGGAATGACTGAACGTCAATTCCGTAACACTTTCAACATCGCTGGTAAACAAGGTGGTGTACATGGTGAAAACTTCATGGTATTACTTGCTAGTCGTTTAGACGCAGTTGTATACTCATTAGGTTTAGCTCGTACACGTCGTCAAGCACGTCAATTAGTTAACCACGGTCACATCTTAGTAGATGGTAAACGTGTTGACATCCCATCATACTCATTAAAACCAGGTCAAGAGATTGCTGTACGTGAAAAATCACAAAAACTTGCAATCATCGCTGAATCAGTAGAAATCAGCAACTTTGTTCCTGACTACTTAGAGTTCGATGCAGACAACCTTAAAGGTACTTTCGTTCGCTTACCAGAACGCAGCGAATTACCTGCAGAAATCAATGAACAATTAATCGTTGAGTACTACTCACGTTAA
- a CDS encoding ornithine cyclodeaminase family protein — protein sequence MKVFTEKEVMATYQMSDAIQDIENLFQNMDDVSQTSRVVIPTGEGAKSMLYMPCIHFGKQQGIVKITSITPENPQHHRPTTQANIVITDLTTGEHVASMDGSYLTRLRTGALSGIATKYMSRPDSKILGMIGTGGMAYEQLLGNLEVRPIEKVLLFNRSSEKAHAFKARIADKHPNVIFEVVSTVDELVKQSDIINCQTQSTSPVFNANDVQPGTHINGIGSYRPEMKEMDNRLFPASSQIVFDDLEGVKEEAGEFIEADKQGLFSFDQHNDDLKGVSLNGKVARNDEDITIFKCVGAAHFDLAVALGAWEKFNKNNG from the coding sequence GTGAAAGTATTTACAGAAAAAGAAGTCATGGCGACATATCAAATGTCGGATGCAATTCAAGATATTGAAAATTTGTTTCAAAATATGGATGACGTTAGTCAAACATCTCGTGTTGTCATACCAACAGGTGAAGGTGCAAAATCAATGCTGTACATGCCTTGCATCCATTTTGGCAAACAACAAGGGATTGTTAAAATAACGTCTATAACACCCGAAAATCCACAACATCATCGACCTACAACACAAGCTAATATCGTCATCACTGATTTAACGACTGGTGAACATGTCGCAAGTATGGACGGAAGTTATTTAACTCGCTTGCGTACAGGTGCGCTTAGTGGTATCGCTACTAAATATATGAGTCGTCCAGATAGTAAAATATTAGGTATGATTGGAACGGGTGGTATGGCTTATGAACAATTGTTAGGAAATCTAGAAGTCCGTCCAATCGAAAAAGTACTATTGTTCAATCGTAGCTCTGAAAAGGCACACGCATTTAAAGCCCGAATTGCCGACAAACATCCAAACGTTATATTTGAAGTCGTTTCCACTGTCGATGAACTTGTCAAGCAGTCTGACATTATCAATTGCCAAACACAGTCCACTTCACCGGTTTTCAACGCTAATGATGTACAACCAGGTACACATATCAATGGTATTGGATCATATCGTCCTGAGATGAAAGAGATGGATAACCGCCTCTTTCCTGCATCTTCACAAATTGTTTTCGATGATTTAGAAGGTGTAAAGGAAGAAGCTGGTGAATTTATCGAAGCAGATAAACAAGGGCTATTTTCTTTCGATCAGCATAATGATGACTTGAAAGGCGTATCATTAAATGGAAAAGTAGCACGCAATGATGAAGATATCACCATCTTCAAATGCGTCGGTGCTGCACACTTCGACCTAGCCGTTGCACTTGGGGCATGGGAAAAATTCAATAAAAACAATGGTTAA
- a CDS encoding glycerophosphodiester phosphodiesterase family protein: MKLLRPNKSFQVIAHRGLSQRYPENTRLAYQAALSQHIDMLEIDLHMTKDGMLVGIHDESIDRTSNGKGAIKDFTLEDLRGFNFNAQMKGDIDAPIMTFDEILTLCKNYSKTLLIEVKKPRKYPNIGALIIQKITHHDFPINRIIIQSFDQSFIKELQHQVPYIHYGVLISKRKYWLKQPDFYDIAQYADYINPNYQLVNKKFVKRAHDVNLQVLPYTVNDAQTVKKLIQLGIDGVISDIPDEIFKL; the protein is encoded by the coding sequence ATGAAATTGTTGAGACCAAATAAGTCGTTCCAAGTGATTGCGCATCGTGGGTTATCACAGCGCTATCCAGAAAATACAAGACTTGCGTATCAAGCGGCACTTAGCCAACATATCGATATGTTAGAAATTGATTTACATATGACGAAAGATGGAATGCTTGTTGGCATTCATGATGAGTCAATCGATCGAACATCAAATGGAAAAGGTGCTATTAAAGACTTTACATTGGAAGATTTAAGAGGGTTTAACTTCAATGCACAAATGAAGGGAGATATCGATGCGCCGATTATGACGTTTGATGAAATCTTGACCTTGTGTAAAAATTACTCTAAAACACTGTTGATTGAAGTGAAAAAACCTAGAAAATATCCAAATATTGGGGCATTAATAATTCAAAAAATCACTCATCATGATTTCCCAATTAATCGAATTATCATCCAATCATTTGACCAATCATTTATAAAAGAATTGCAGCATCAAGTGCCATATATTCATTACGGTGTCCTTATCAGCAAAAGAAAATATTGGCTGAAGCAACCTGACTTTTATGATATTGCACAATATGCAGACTACATCAATCCTAATTATCAACTCGTCAACAAAAAGTTTGTGAAGCGTGCACATGATGTTAATTTACAAGTATTACCTTATACAGTGAACGACGCACAAACGGTCAAAAAGTTAATTCAACTCGGAATCGATGGCGTCATATCTGATATACCAGATGAAATATTTAAGTTATAG
- a CDS encoding SACOL1771 family peroxiredoxin gives MIQHTFTTTVSWQGGRNEVGYLKGDVLSHDVSIPASLGGTGKGTNPDELLVAAASSCMTISLAATLERAHLTPIKIEMQSDGHAVFDQQRFQMKKITHYPKIFLLNEQDVKKLEQRIAQLISIADNNCMVSNSLKGNVQIVIIPEIIHC, from the coding sequence TTGATACAACATACTTTTACAACAACTGTCTCATGGCAAGGTGGACGAAATGAAGTTGGTTACTTGAAAGGCGATGTCCTTTCACATGATGTATCGATCCCAGCATCGTTAGGCGGTACAGGAAAAGGAACAAACCCTGATGAACTGCTCGTTGCAGCTGCATCGAGTTGTATGACGATATCACTTGCAGCTACTTTGGAACGTGCCCATCTCACACCAATTAAAATTGAAATGCAATCTGATGGACATGCTGTGTTTGATCAACAGCGATTCCAAATGAAAAAAATAACACATTATCCTAAAATTTTTCTTTTGAATGAACAAGATGTTAAAAAATTAGAACAGCGTATAGCACAACTCATTAGCATTGCAGACAACAATTGTATGGTATCAAATAGTTTGAAAGGCAACGTGCAGATCGTTATTATTCCTGAAATTATCCATTGTTAA